A window of Canis lupus baileyi chromosome 3, mCanLup2.hap1, whole genome shotgun sequence genomic DNA:
atTCCCGTCCCGGATACAGAGCCGCAGCACCTGGCTCCGGCGGCCTGAACCCAGGCGGCTACCGTCGGGCCCTGCCCGCGCCACCGCGGGGAGCACGGGGAGGGCAGGGCCGCTTACCAGTTCATCCGGACTGAGGACTCCGAACTGCACCCGCTTGATGGTGCGCAGCGGGCATGCGCTGTCCCCGGAGGGGGGGCCACCCCCGTGCATCGCGGAGGCCGACGCGCTGCGCAGGCGCAAACCTCTCTACAAAAACCCTGCGCCGCCTCCGCCTAGGTGCTCAGACCCCGTCGGGGCGGCCACCGGGAAGGACCTCCCCGAGTGGGGAGGAAAAAGCcggaggagggagaggtgggggagggaaggaggcgggGAAGCGAGAAGGAGCGAAAGGAGCTCTCCTCCCCCCTTCCGGAAATTTTTCGTctcccaaaaaggaaaaaaaagagggaggggggaaggaaaaGGTTTCGGGGGTAgaggggggaggaagaagaaaaagggtaacgaataaataagtaaccaGGCTCCTGAACGGCAGAGGTTACGGCAGTTTGTCTCTCCCCCTTCCGGGAGCCGCCTTCTTTCCAACCGTCCCGGCCGCGCTCTCGGCGCTTCTGAGGAGCGAACTGGCCGAATGACGCCCTTTATAGATTCGCCCCTGCATCCCCGCCCCTTCCTTTCCCGCCCTCCCTTGCGCTACGGGGTCGCCTGCGCCGGCCTGCACGGAGCGCGCGCTGGAGTCGTTGGTCGGCCCTTCCCCGGTTGGGCGACCTTCCGAAGGGACACGGGGGAGGGGAGCGTGTTCtgccccgccgcctccccgctCTGGCTCCCGCCGCCTTGAGATTTAAGGTTTGAAGGATCGAGGGGAAATACAGGCCGCTTTTATTCTAGTTCGGGCCGTGGTTTCGTCCTCAGCCAAAGTCTCCCTTTAGTATTCCGCACCCCCCCGCCTCCCGCTGGAAAATGGTCTGTCCTGAGAATCGGTAATGAAGGAGGCGGGGCCAGCCAGGTTCTCCCTAGAGGGTTCCcggaggttggggggggggcgctgggggccgTCCCCTCTCATGAATATGCAGTAGTCACATTGAATATGCATGAGCCGATCAAGATGGCGAGGCCAATGGCTTGTCCGGAAGTAGCTGATATTTGCCGAGCGGCCTCCTGGGAGTGGTGGGCTTCTCCCGGCCTCCGAGCGAGCGCGGTGCGGAGCTCTGGTCCTGGagtccacccccccacacacgcCTCCCCGAGCCCGAGCCGCGCTCCAAGGGGCTTCAGCTCGGGGATCCCTCTCCAGAAAGAGGCTGGCCACTGTCTCCGGGAGAGATCACGGGACCGCGACAATCCAGGAAAAGCAGATTAGCCATGGGGCGGGACACACGAGTCCTGGGGGATTCAGGGTCAAAGCGGCTGTACGTTAAGAAACCCTACCCACTTATAGAATATTTGAGATCCAAGATTTgcggtggcgggggtgggggcgaggagcgggggttgggggaggggggcagggatcCCAAGGGATTCTCCAATGAGAGCGGAGTAGGACTTTCACTCTCCTTCCAAAGCAGAGATGACACCAACGGCACAGCCACATTCAGAGTGATCCTTGTTTGATGTCAATGTCACGTCAccacccggggtgggggtggggggagcataACCGTGAGGGAAGGAAACTGTCCGGGAAGAAAAGGCACACTCCCTCGCCCCAGCTGCTCGCTGTGTGCTCTGTCCGCTTGCCTGAAAGCCCCCAACACTCCATCCCCCATGCTTTTCTCTCTAGGGTAAAAGCCTCCCCTCCGGGGCCCCGCATGGCATGAGGCCAGGTTTGCTGCTCGGATCTCAGCCCTTACTTATgatcccccagccccagcctagACTGTACATCTCCGGGTTCTCACACTTGTTCCAGGTCTTCTATCTAGGCAGCCCCTCTCTGCCAAGTCTCGGGGTCACCCTCACCTACAAGGGGTGTCCCTCTTCTGCACCAGTTCTTTCCAGTCACTTGCTCTCCTAGTGTTTGTATTACAGTCTCTCCTCCTCCTAtttccccctgcccacccccccaacccccaggctCTCAAGTCTGATCTCATTCCTccacctgcccttccctctcACAGCTGAGGTTCTGGGCGGTGATGATGGCGATGCTGCCCaacaccacccctgcccccatgaTGTCAGAAGGTGCCACGGTCTCATAGAGTACATAATACTGCAACATGAGGGCCACCACGACCTCAGAGTGCAGGACGGCGCACACCAGGGCGGGGTGGGCCTTAGTGACTGCATagctcacacacacaaaggagaCCAGGGCCAGGATCCCCACTGCCCCCACGCAGCTCCAACTCAGAGGATCATTGGGCAGCACAGGCGTCTGCAGGACAAAGAGGCCCGGCACAGACCCCACCAGCCCCACCAGGCCAAACAGGAAGGCCACTGTGGGTAGGCAAGAGGGGAAGTCCAGGGAGCGATACACCAGAAGCCCCAGCGACAGTGCCAGGCCGCCCAGGAACGCTAGTACGTAGCCCAGGGCGGTGTAGAGGCCCGTGGTCCCCTCCTGCAGTGTCCCTAGTCCAGGTCCCACAATGATGATGAGTCCCAGGGTGCTGCCCAACAGGCCACACCAGTCGTAGCCGCTGAGGCCCTGGCTCTCGAGGCAAAGGGCGAGGAGGGCAGAGCAGACGGTGGAAGAACCTTTGCGGACCGTGGCCGCGTTGCCAGCAGGCACCACCTGAACGGCGCTGTAGGCGCATCCAATGCTGAGGACGTTGAGCAGGGCGTGgaggcaggcccggccccggaCATCAGGAGGCCCCAACAGTGGGTCACCACGCAGTTTAAGTATCAGGGCAATGGGGAGGTGGAAGAGACAGCGACAGATGAGCAGCTCCAGCGAGGGTAAGTGAGAAGCCTGGTAAGCCATACGGGAGAAGGGGCCCACGAAGCCAGCGGGCAGGCCCCCACCCAGCAGGGCCACAAGCAGGCCCTTGGTGGCGTCGGAGGGCCGGCAGCGCTGGTGCGAGGGGAGGCTGGGCGGAGTGGAGGGCGGTGATGGCTGGGTGAAGTCGGGCAGGTTGAAGTAGGGGTGACTGCCAGCCTGTGAGGGAGAAAGGAGCTCGGGCATTAGGGGGACCCGGGCAGGGCGGAACCCAGGCTGGGGTCAGAGACCTCGCAGGACAGTAGCGGGCCAGGCTGCCTTGCTGAGGAGGGCTCCCAGCAGCTAGAAGGGGCCTGTAACTGGATGAAGTGGTACAGTGTGGGCCTTGGGTCTCTCTAAAGCACGAAACGGGGTGAGTGGTCCTGGAGCATCGCGTTTCTCTGGGTATGCTGtccaggagagaagaaagagaggactCAGGGGTGCTCTGTCGgtttggggaaggggaggcagccTCAGATGCTGCGTGTCTGTGTGATGTCACAGGTTCCGGTGGGGGGACATCTGGGTACACCATTGTGAGTTTCATTTGTAGGTGTCTCCAGGACAGCCGGGAGGTTTAAGGGGAAGACAAAAGGGAGTGGCCAGGAGCTACAGGGAAGGGGGCTTTGCCTCCCTGACCCCCACACTCACCATCTATCCTTGGACTTCCTCCTCGACTCCTGGCTCAGGGGGCCTGGGCCCTTCAGAGCTCCAGCCCTTGTGACCTggttggagtgggagtggggttCTTCCCTGGAACCTtcctgaggtgggggtgggaggttcTTCCCTGGAACCTtcctgaggtgggggtgggcctAGTTTCTCATTGTTTCCAACCTGGCTTGCTTTGTCTGTCTCTCCGGCCCCACAGTTGGTCTCGTTCTCTTTTATGAGTAGCTCTGTGATGAGACTCCTTTGGCTTCATATTAAGTTATTTACTTACGTCTCACCTTGTTTCAGAACCGTTTTGCGGGAAGGAGCTCTGAGGCCTGGCTTCTCTGTGTCCCGAGTTTTGAATTTTTGAACGCCAGGGAGGAGTCTCTGGGACTGTCCCTCTGGAGTTTCAGGAATGTGTGTTTCTTGTGCGTGAGCTTGCACCTGGCGTTTTGTTGGTGCCCTCCCAGGAGGCACGCGCCAGGGCCTCTGCATTTATGCAGAAGTACATAGATGTGGATATTCCTGCCGGTGGGGACAAAATAGGAAGCTGCGTGTCCATCTGCACTGGTAGTCATTTAGTGTGCTTGCTGTGGAGGGCTGGGGCCTGCCTGGCCGCCAGCCTGCTGGGGGGCCCTGTGCATATCTGGGGAGGGTGGGCATGTGCCTGGGTCCAGGGCTGCTCCCTCCCCCGCGCCCCCATGAGAGTGCTGAGCCCGGGTCTGTGGGTCCCCCTGGGCCGGATTGTGAGCCTGCCATGTTGTGTGTCTGCGAGAGGGTGTGCGTGCTCCGGGACCCGCCGCCGAGTGAAGGGCGTgcagggggcgggtgggggggggcgtcCCTTGCCCGGGAGTGGGGGGTCGTGAGGGCCCGAGGGGCTGCGGCGGCCAGGCCCACTCGCCCGGTGCCCAGCGGTCCGGCAGCCCCGCGCTCCTGCGCCGTGCCGGTACGGGGATCGGTCTGGGCCGAGGCCGTCGGGCGCGCTCGCCCCGGAGCCCGAGCCCGGAGCCCCGCGTCGGTATCGGCTGCGCGGCGCCGGCCTCctctcggcggcggcggcgctggggGGGGTACTGtttccgggggtgggggtgggggtaggaccggggcgggggggagccgATGATGtcagcggcggcagcggcggcggcggggccgggccggggccgggcgctggggggggccggggcaggagccggagccggagctgGAGGCGGGCGAAACCGGAGCGGCCGGGGGCGGCCACGGGGATGAGCCGGGCCTGGCGGACGCGGCGCCATCGCAGTCAGGTGGGCCCCGGGGCGAACCGGGCAGGGCCAGGGCGGACCGGAGCCAACGGCCGGGCCCCCTCCACGCTGCCCGGCGCAGCGGGGGCCCGAGCCGCGCCCCGCGCGGTGCCGTCTCCCCTCCGGGCTTGACCTGGGGGCTCGGGGTCGGGGGCTGAGCTTGGCCCCGCCTCCAGGCgcgcgcggcgcggggggcgACTAAGGGGGCCCCGGTGCGGCGTCCgacccggcggcggcggcggggggcgcgatcggccgggcccggggagggggccgcgctccttcccctccccaaggGTTAATTCTGCAGCCGGGGGCCCCCCCCCGGGGggcaggttgggggtggggtggggcgggtgtGAGCCCGGGCCGGCGCTGCAAAGCTGCTGGGAGGGCGATGGCGTAGGAGCcaggcagagagggggaggggtgggccgcCCGGCGCCCCGGAGTTGGGGTGTGCGGGGTGCGCAGGGCGAGCGGGGGCCCCGGAGCCGTCGTGCCTTCGGGGCAGGCTTGTGGCTGCGAGCCCTGGAGATTGTGTGTCTCCTGCTGAGTTGTGGGGCAAGGTAAACCTCTCCCGGGCACCACTGTTTGTTGGTCTGGCAGCCAGGGGGTCCGGGCAGGGCCCTCCCAGAGCCACGggcacagagagcctgatggagGGGTGTCCAGTGGTGCGGGGCAGAATTACAAGATGTGGCCCCCTGGCTTTGGGTGACAGGTCCGCATTGGAAAGCAGGGCACAATCCATGCGGAGTTTGTCAGATGTGtggttttatgtatgttttttgcCAGCATGTGTTTTCTTGCACGTATGTGTCTTTTGCTGCGCACATGAACTATTTATGAACTGTTGTTTTCTGCATAGCTGGCGTGGTTAATGTGTGTGCTGTGGAGGGCACCAGAGTGCAGCGTGTATGTGCCTGTTCCAAGGGGCCTGTTGTGTACCTTTGGGTCGGAAGGTGTCACGTCCGGGTCCCCTTTCCGTGGCCCCGCCAAGGTGTGGTctggtgttggcaaggatggccCACAGGATGTGTCTGTGGATCTGTGTGTTGAGTGAGTTGCATGGGGGCAGCACGTCTGTAACTCAAGTCCTGATGATCTGGGGCCTGGGAGAAGCCCCAGGGTGTGTCCCAGGTACCTGTAGGGCAGCAGGGCACCGCCGTGTGAGGGGCTCCAGGTGGAATGTGCCGGTTGTGTTTATGGGATCGTGGGCAGCTGGGCGAGGGGAAGGTTGTGTGTCTGTAACATTCTCTATGGGATTCTTTTGTGACGTTGTTTGTGGGAGCCTGTCCGTGCTCTTGGACTGGGCAGCGAGCTGGTCAGAAAACActtgtggggagggaggtggcgTGACAAGGGCAATGTGGGCCTCAGACTTGGGAGATCAGCCACTAGCCGTGTGCGTGTCTGTCTTCTGCGCGTTTCAGTGGCCGTGTGGGGCTGCTGTGGGGCTGTGTTACGAAGGAGGCAGGCAGATAAACATGGGGCAGAGCAAGGGCAGCAGGCGGGAGGCCTGGGTGGTGGCGAGGTGGCCCAGTCAGGCTCTGTTCGGGGTCTGAGTGCTTGCCCCCCTCGAGGCCTGCCCAGCGTGTCAGGGTCACCGAGAGGAGAGGCCTGGTGGCTGCAAGGAAACCACATTTGGACAGGGTGGCTTCTTGGACATGTTTATGTAAAGGCCGGGTGTGACTCTTGTcactgaaatggaaaaaagaaacacgAAGTTTTCAATCCCATCCtcctgcttcaccctctctctgccccccttctGAGTACCTCTGCTTTTCCTGCTCCTCTGTGACGCACACGGCACTGCTTCTGCCACTGTGGAAGGGTCTGGGAATGGAATTCGCTCACTAGGCAGATTGCTCAGAACAGGTTTTCCTCACCTTTACTGCCTGGGCCCTcatgtaggggtgtgtgtgtgtgtgtgcgtgcagtGTGCTGCACCTGgcctggctgggggaggggtTGGTTATGTAGGGGGATGGGGCTGAGTGAGCCCTGGCTCCcggtctataaaatggggctaattCCCTGCCTATCTTCCAACAGGGGTGCAAGTGGCGCCTGGAGTACATACCTGGAAATTAGGTACAGATTGGGGGGCCGTGCCCTTCTCAGGGCCTGGCTTGTAACAATAGCAGTAAACCCTTACTGAGCACGTACAgcgtaccaggcactgttctcggTGCGTTTTACATATATGATCATTCATTTACTCTCTACAGCACGCCGTGGAAGTAGGTGTTCTAATCATCTCCCTTTTTCAGATGAgacagctgaggcccagagaagttaagtaatctGCCCAAAGCCACTTAGCTGGGAAGAGGTAAAGCTGGATTTGAACCCCGGCAGTCAGGCTCTAGATCCTGTGCTCTCTGACGCTGTTCTCTGTTGCCTTTCTGAATGAAGCCTTCTGTGGGCCTCTCTCTGCACCcacccccatgcacacacacttctCCCCAGTTTCTGCAGAACTTAGCACCCAGTACCAATCTGTCTCAGAAGACCTGTGTGCTTAGACAATGACTTGGGGAGTCCCAGCCTAGGGAGAGCTGGCCACGGGAGCACCAAATGTTGACGAGCCAGAGCCAGGCGCAGGAGAGATAATCCCTTGTCCTGTGAGTCAGGGGGAGTCAAGAGGGGGGTAGTACTGGAGTTACATTTTAGAGGGTTTTAGGAAGAGGCTAGGTAAAGGTTGCATTTCTGGCAGAAGAGCCAGCACAGGCAAAGACAGGGGTGCTGTGTAGCCGGTTGAGGTGGGAGAGCCCTGTGGGTGCTTGAAGGGAGTCTAACTCAAGGCAGGATTGGGAAGGAAGATTGGAACTGGACCCTTGAATGGCTGGCAGAGCGATTTGAATTATATTCCCAAGCGAGTAGGGACCAGGGAAAATTACTGAGCCCAGGACTGATACTGCCTGAGGTCTCTGCGGACAGGGACCCTCAGTGAGTGGAGGGCTAGGGGGTGGGCGGTAGGCCTAAAGGCAGAGGAATAACCTTGGGCCAGGCAAGTGTTAACCAGGGCCTAAGCTAGTCCAGGGGCCAGAGGCGGGTTGGAGGGAAGTCTTCCAGGGCTGTTCCCAAGCTGGGCCGCAGATCCGACCCTGCCTGGTGAGGGCTGGCCCTGGGAGTGAAGGAAAGGGCGGAGTCAGGCATGACACAGTTAAGGCTTAGCACGTGAGACCTTATGTGGTGATTTCTGTAATCCACCGCCAGGCCATAGGCCCCTTCAGGGCAGGATCTGGTGGTCTGACAGAGGGAAAAGACTTAGCATCTGGGTTCAGACAAGTCTGGATCTGAATTTTGAGCCTGGTGCTCCCAAGcggtgtgaccttgagcagggtAGATCCCTCtatgagtctcagttttctca
This region includes:
- the SLC35G6 gene encoding solute carrier family 35 member G6 isoform X3, whose protein sequence is MAYQASHLPSLELLICRCLFHLPIALILKLRGDPLLGPPDVRGRACLHALLNVLSIGCAYSAVQVVPAGNAATVRKGSSTVCSALLALCLESQGLSGYDWCGLLGSTLGLIIIVGPGLGTLQEGTTGLYTALGYVLAFLGGLALSLGLLVYRSLDFPSCLPTVAFLFGLVGLVGSVPGLFVLQTPVLPNDPLSWSCVGAVGILALVSFVCVSYAVTKAHPALVCAVLHSEVVVALMLQYYVLYETVAPSDIMGAGVVLGSIAIITAQNLSCEREGQVEE
- the SLC35G6 gene encoding solute carrier family 35 member G6 isoform X2; the encoded protein is MAGSHPYFNLPDFTQPSPPSTPPSLPSHQRCRPSDATKGLLVALLGGGLPAGFVGPFSRMAYQASHLPSLELLICRCLFHLPIALILKLRGDPLLGPPDVRGRACLHALLNVLSIGCAYSAVQVVPAGNAATVRKGSSTVCSALLALCLESQGLSGYDWCGLLGSTLGLIIIVGPGLGTLQEGTTGLYTALGYVLAFLGGLALSLGLLVYRSLDFPSCLPTVAFLFGLVGLVGSVPGLFVLQTPVLPNDPLSWSCVGAVGILALVSFVCVSYAVTKAHPALVCAVLHSEVVVALMLQYYVLYETVAPSDIMGAGVVLGSIAIITAQNLSCEREGQVEE
- the SLC35G6 gene encoding solute carrier family 35 member G6 isoform X1 — protein: MPELLSPSQAGSHPYFNLPDFTQPSPPSTPPSLPSHQRCRPSDATKGLLVALLGGGLPAGFVGPFSRMAYQASHLPSLELLICRCLFHLPIALILKLRGDPLLGPPDVRGRACLHALLNVLSIGCAYSAVQVVPAGNAATVRKGSSTVCSALLALCLESQGLSGYDWCGLLGSTLGLIIIVGPGLGTLQEGTTGLYTALGYVLAFLGGLALSLGLLVYRSLDFPSCLPTVAFLFGLVGLVGSVPGLFVLQTPVLPNDPLSWSCVGAVGILALVSFVCVSYAVTKAHPALVCAVLHSEVVVALMLQYYVLYETVAPSDIMGAGVVLGSIAIITAQNLSCEREGQVEE